One window of Chloroflexota bacterium genomic DNA carries:
- a CDS encoding CPBP family intramembrane metalloprotease, which translates to MQTALPIPPPIGEAPPSTIEEAQPTWGVIDMIMALVLYVALAFVTVLAVRLPFQLHWVPPGMPKTELSAALAGFVELLMLVPVWLFAIVWRRSSWRTVGFRRFRPALGCLLPVAYLCGAFTLSAMWGIVIRIMNWPTQTGVDEMFGSGPAGIAIGFVAVAIAAPIAEETFFRGFILGGLQRRLGTIGALIVSAAIFTAPHLPVTIYPAIFALGLLLGLLFIQTKSLWPGILLHAMFNTISFSAQMYCALNSCKGL; encoded by the coding sequence ATGCAAACCGCTCTGCCGATCCCGCCACCCATTGGGGAGGCGCCCCCATCGACCATCGAGGAAGCGCAGCCCACCTGGGGCGTCATTGACATGATTATGGCGCTGGTCCTGTATGTGGCGCTGGCCTTTGTGACCGTGCTCGCCGTGCGGCTGCCGTTCCAACTGCACTGGGTCCCTCCGGGCATGCCGAAGACCGAGCTTAGCGCCGCGCTCGCCGGCTTCGTCGAACTGTTGATGCTCGTGCCGGTTTGGCTGTTCGCCATTGTCTGGCGGCGCAGTTCGTGGCGCACCGTCGGGTTCCGCCGCTTTAGGCCGGCGCTTGGCTGCCTGCTGCCGGTCGCCTACCTGTGCGGCGCATTTACGCTATCGGCGATGTGGGGCATTGTAATTCGAATCATGAACTGGCCGACCCAAACCGGCGTGGACGAAATGTTCGGTTCGGGTCCGGCCGGCATCGCAATCGGCTTTGTCGCCGTCGCCATCGCGGCGCCGATCGCCGAGGAGACGTTTTTCCGCGGCTTCATTCTCGGCGGCCTGCAGCGCCGGCTCGGCACGATCGGCGCATTGATCGTCAGCGCCGCAATCTTCACGGCGCCGCACCTGCCGGTCACAATCTACCCGGCGATCTTCGCGCTGGGGCTGTTGCTCGGGCTGCTGTTCATCCAGACGAAGTCGCTCTGGCCAGGCATCCTGCTGCACGCGATGTTCAATACGATCAGTTTCAGCGCGCAGATGTACTGCGCGCTGAACAGCTGCAAGGGGCTTTAA